Proteins found in one Streptomyces sp. NBC_00461 genomic segment:
- a CDS encoding cysteine hydrolase family protein — MASKTLRELGGADHTPAALASSTLVLVDYQNTYTRGVMELDGWKPALEAASDLLSRARGAGAKVIHVQHDGGEGSPYDIRTEIGEIHAGVAPVDGEPVVVKQAPDAFHGTDLGKLVDEAGNESVIIAGFMTHMCIAYTSASAAVRGNKPTVPADTCATRSIVDVSADELHRSALAAIADAYGVVVASGKELV; from the coding sequence GTGGCAAGCAAGACGCTGCGCGAACTCGGCGGTGCCGACCACACCCCCGCGGCCCTCGCGTCCTCGACGCTCGTCCTCGTCGACTACCAGAACACCTACACCCGCGGTGTGATGGAGCTCGACGGCTGGAAGCCCGCCCTGGAAGCGGCGTCGGACCTGCTCTCCCGTGCCCGTGGCGCCGGAGCCAAGGTGATCCACGTCCAGCACGACGGCGGTGAGGGCTCGCCCTACGACATCCGCACGGAGATCGGGGAGATCCACGCCGGTGTGGCGCCGGTCGACGGCGAGCCCGTGGTCGTCAAGCAGGCCCCGGACGCCTTCCACGGGACCGACCTCGGCAAGCTCGTGGACGAGGCCGGGAACGAGTCCGTGATCATCGCCGGGTTCATGACGCACATGTGCATCGCGTACACGTCGGCCTCCGCGGCCGTGCGCGGCAACAAGCCCACCGTCCCCGCGGACACCTGCGCCACCCGGTCGATCGTGGACGTGTCCGCCGACGAACTGCACCGCAGCGCACTGGCGGCCATCGCCGACGCGTACGGCGTCGTCGTGGCCTCCGGGAAAGAGCTGGTCTGA
- a CDS encoding IclR family transcriptional regulator, whose translation MSQTVDRALSILPLLAEGPADLGQVADRLGVHKSTALRLLRTLHEHGLVYRQSDQRYRLGARLIALAQEAMENLDIREIAHPHLVRLNEQCGHTVHLAVYEESEVLYIDKVESRYPVRMYSRIGKPVAITVAAVAKLLLADLPEVERRAVADKLDYPMYTARSTPNAPAFLRELEKVRDQGWATDLGGHEESINCVGAPLRGADGRVVAAMSVSAPNVVVTADELLTLLPLVRRTADAISGEYSGRTPVKDTE comes from the coding sequence ATGAGCCAGACCGTCGACCGCGCGCTCAGCATCCTGCCGCTGCTCGCCGAGGGGCCCGCCGACCTCGGCCAGGTCGCCGACCGGCTCGGCGTGCACAAGTCCACGGCCCTGCGGCTGCTCAGGACACTGCACGAGCACGGCCTGGTCTACCGCCAGTCCGACCAGCGCTACCGCCTCGGCGCCCGCCTCATCGCGCTCGCCCAGGAGGCCATGGAGAACCTCGACATCCGCGAGATCGCGCACCCCCACCTCGTCCGCCTCAACGAGCAGTGCGGGCACACCGTCCATCTCGCGGTGTACGAGGAGTCCGAGGTCCTCTACATCGACAAGGTGGAGAGCCGGTACCCGGTCCGGATGTACTCGCGGATAGGGAAACCGGTGGCGATCACCGTCGCGGCGGTGGCGAAGCTGCTGCTCGCCGATCTGCCCGAAGTCGAGCGCCGGGCCGTCGCCGACAAGCTCGACTACCCCATGTACACGGCCCGGTCCACTCCCAACGCCCCCGCTTTTCTAAGGGAGTTGGAGAAGGTGCGCGATCAGGGCTGGGCCACCGACCTCGGCGGCCACGAGGAGTCCATCAACTGCGTCGGCGCGCCGCTCCGCGGTGCCGACGGCCGGGTGGTCGCCGCGATGTCGGTCTCCGCGCCGAACGTCGTCGTCACCGCCGACGAACTCCTCACCCTGCTCCCGCTGGTGCGCCGCACGGCCGACGCGATCAGCGGGGAGTACTCGGGACGAACGCCCGTGAAGGACACCGAATGA
- a CDS encoding GntP family permease, which translates to MSQPLAADAPAAPPHTGGLLLLLDGTAGLLTVAAIGIVLLLFLIIKVRLQPFVALLAVSITVGLLAGLSVTELFGTVQRSDAVSTIETGMGGILGHVAIIIGLGTMLGAMLEVSGGAEVLASRLLDLFGERRAPLAMGLTGLIFGIPVFFDVGIFVLAPIVYAAAKRSGKSILLYCLPLLAGLSMTHAFLPPHPGPVAAAALLHVDLGWIILMGVICGIPAVLAAWTYAAWIGRRIFVAVPQDMVEAAAEAKLAAPVRTVVTVGGNGQREQGVVTDGSYDQGVAPRELPVPLSTVLGIIGTPLILILAATFSSIALDPSTGRSVIEFFGHPFVALTIALLLAYYLLGIRRGWSRKSLETVSTASLKPVGNILLVVGAGGIFGAILKASGVAQALSDTFHDVGLPVLVLSYLISLVLRVAQGSATVAIVTTAGIVAPLLSEGHHSQAFVALVIMAISAGSIFASHVNDGGFWMVAKYFGISERDTLKTWTVLESVLSVAGFVVAGVVSLFV; encoded by the coding sequence ATGTCCCAGCCGCTCGCCGCAGACGCCCCCGCCGCCCCACCCCACACCGGAGGCCTGCTCCTCCTGCTCGACGGGACGGCCGGTCTCCTGACGGTCGCCGCCATCGGCATAGTGCTGCTGCTCTTCCTGATCATCAAGGTCAGGCTGCAGCCGTTCGTCGCCCTGCTCGCCGTCTCCATAACCGTCGGCCTGCTGGCGGGCCTGTCCGTCACCGAACTCTTCGGCACGGTGCAGCGGTCGGACGCCGTCTCCACCATCGAGACCGGCATGGGCGGCATCCTCGGCCATGTCGCGATCATCATCGGCCTGGGCACGATGCTGGGCGCGATGCTCGAAGTCAGCGGCGGGGCAGAGGTGTTGGCCTCACGTCTGCTGGACCTCTTCGGCGAGCGGCGCGCACCCCTCGCGATGGGCCTCACCGGCCTGATCTTCGGCATCCCTGTCTTCTTCGACGTCGGCATCTTCGTCCTCGCGCCGATCGTCTACGCCGCCGCCAAGCGCTCGGGCAAGTCGATCCTGCTGTACTGCCTGCCGCTCCTGGCCGGCCTGTCGATGACCCACGCGTTCCTGCCCCCGCACCCGGGACCGGTGGCCGCGGCCGCCCTGCTCCACGTGGACCTCGGCTGGATCATCCTGATGGGCGTCATCTGCGGCATCCCCGCGGTCCTGGCCGCCTGGACGTACGCCGCGTGGATCGGCCGCCGCATCTTCGTGGCCGTACCGCAGGACATGGTGGAGGCCGCGGCGGAGGCGAAGCTGGCGGCCCCCGTGCGGACGGTGGTGACGGTTGGCGGCAACGGGCAGCGTGAGCAAGGCGTGGTGACGGACGGCAGCTACGACCAGGGTGTGGCGCCGCGCGAGCTTCCGGTGCCGCTGAGCACGGTCCTCGGGATCATCGGCACCCCGCTGATCCTGATCCTGGCGGCCACCTTCTCCTCCATCGCGCTCGACCCCTCCACGGGCCGCTCGGTGATCGAGTTCTTCGGCCATCCCTTCGTCGCCCTGACCATTGCGCTGCTGCTCGCCTACTACCTGCTGGGCATCCGCCGCGGCTGGTCACGCAAGTCCCTGGAGACCGTGTCCACGGCCTCGCTCAAGCCGGTCGGCAACATCCTGCTCGTGGTCGGCGCGGGCGGGATCTTCGGCGCGATCCTGAAGGCGAGCGGCGTCGCCCAGGCCCTCTCGGACACCTTCCACGACGTGGGCCTCCCGGTCCTCGTCCTCTCCTACCTGATCTCCCTCGTCCTGCGGGTCGCCCAGGGCTCGGCGACCGTGGCGATCGTCACGACGGCCGGCATCGTGGCCCCGCTCCTCTCCGAGGGGCACCACTCCCAGGCCTTCGTCGCCCTCGTCATCATGGCCATCTCGGCCGGCTCCATCTTCGCCTCGCACGTCAACGACGGCGGATTCTGGATGGTCGCCAAGTACTTCGGCATCAGCGAGCGGGACACGCTGAAGACGTGGACGGTGCTGGAGTCGGTGCTGTCGGTGGCGGGGTTCGTGGTGGCGGGCGTGGTGAGCCTGTTCGTGTAG
- a CDS encoding GlxA family transcriptional regulator, with protein MGTVNRLIVIVLFEGVDLLDVTGPPEVFSLVTRESVERGGYEVVLAAETPAAVTTAAGVRILPDTTFDEVGVRAIDTLLVPGSVEVDGDGRVLPVIEPGTVARVKALAARSRRVASVCVGAHILAAAGLLDGKRATTHWSTARRLAADHPAVRVDPDPIFIREEGEVWTGAGISACLDLSLALVAEDFGEPVALRVARQLVMYLKRSGGQSQFSVPLEPVSPTRRIEDLRHHVLNNLDRRLTVPDLAAYAHVSDRQLTRIFKTELGVTPHAYVESARVEMAGHLLETTDDTLERVASVCGFGTVDTLFRAFRRRLSTTPGEYRARFRPGPA; from the coding sequence GTGGGGACCGTCAACCGGTTGATCGTGATCGTGCTGTTCGAGGGCGTCGACCTGCTCGACGTCACCGGCCCGCCCGAGGTGTTCTCCCTCGTGACGCGCGAGAGCGTCGAGCGGGGCGGCTACGAGGTCGTGCTGGCCGCCGAGACGCCGGCCGCGGTGACGACGGCGGCAGGGGTACGGATCCTGCCCGACACCACGTTCGACGAAGTCGGCGTACGGGCGATCGACACGCTGCTGGTGCCCGGTTCCGTCGAGGTCGACGGCGACGGCCGCGTCCTCCCCGTCATCGAGCCCGGCACGGTGGCCCGGGTGAAGGCGCTGGCCGCCCGTTCGCGGAGGGTGGCCTCGGTGTGCGTCGGTGCGCACATCCTCGCCGCCGCGGGGCTGCTCGACGGCAAGCGCGCGACGACGCACTGGTCGACCGCGCGGCGGCTCGCGGCCGACCATCCGGCGGTGCGGGTCGACCCGGATCCGATCTTCATCCGAGAGGAAGGCGAGGTGTGGACGGGCGCGGGGATCAGCGCCTGCCTGGACCTGTCCCTCGCGCTGGTCGCGGAGGACTTCGGCGAGCCGGTGGCACTCCGGGTCGCCCGCCAACTCGTGATGTACCTGAAGCGGTCGGGCGGGCAGTCCCAGTTCAGCGTGCCGTTGGAGCCGGTGTCCCCGACGCGGCGCATCGAGGACCTCCGGCATCACGTCCTGAACAACCTGGACCGGCGTCTGACCGTCCCGGACCTGGCCGCGTACGCGCATGTCAGTGACCGGCAGCTCACCCGGATCTTCAAGACCGAACTCGGCGTGACACCGCATGCCTACGTCGAGTCGGCGCGGGTGGAGATGGCCGGCCACCTCCTGGAGACGACCGACGACACGCTGGAACGGGTCGCCTCCGTCTGCGGGTTCGGCACCGTCGACACCCTCTTCCGGGCCTTCCGCCGCCGCCTCAGCACGACACCGGGCGAGTACCGGGCCAGATTCCGCCCCGGCCCGGCCTGA
- a CDS encoding RidA family protein translates to MTEKIALTPKTHTTPPAKFSHGVKKGNILQVAGQVGFLPAEEGKAPTPAGPTLREQTLQTLANVKAILEEGGASWDDVMMIRVYLTDVDHFAEMNGVYNTYFEEQGLTQPPAARTTVYVGLPAGLLIEIDALAVLG, encoded by the coding sequence ATGACCGAGAAGATCGCGCTCACCCCCAAGACGCACACCACCCCGCCCGCGAAGTTCTCCCACGGCGTCAAGAAGGGCAACATCCTGCAGGTCGCAGGGCAGGTCGGCTTCCTGCCCGCCGAGGAGGGCAAGGCCCCCACGCCCGCCGGCCCGACCCTGCGCGAGCAGACCCTCCAGACCCTCGCCAACGTCAAGGCGATCCTCGAAGAGGGCGGCGCGAGCTGGGACGACGTGATGATGATCCGCGTCTACCTCACGGACGTGGACCACTTCGCCGAGATGAACGGCGTCTACAACACCTACTTCGAGGAGCAGGGCCTCACCCAGCCGCCCGCCGCGCGCACGACGGTGTACGTCGGTCTGCCCGCGGGGCTCCTCATCGAGATCGACGCGCTGGCCGTCCTCGGCTGA
- a CDS encoding sugar kinase: MNAPDVVDVVALGESMVTFLPTRPGRLADVPSFDRAIGGAESNVACALAAAGHSTRWVSRVGADGFGDHLVEAIGAHGVDVTAVRRDPARPTGIYFRTAGDRATDAHEVAYYRAGSAASAMAVGNTDLDAVRAGRVLHLSGITPMLSDACLGLVRELTAPRQDRPLVSFDINHRPAVWRQADGPGLLLELARGADLVFVGEDEAEDVWALRGAEAVRAAFPDPEVLVVKQGGRGATVFDTGNAATFVPAPRVDVVAAVGAGDAFAAGFLSATLRGLPTPARLRHGHLWAAAALTAPGDLAAPPARGHADRLAALDEDAWGRLRLGPGWTQQAVDHARDRAEKEARTP, translated from the coding sequence GTGAATGCCCCCGACGTCGTGGACGTCGTCGCGCTCGGCGAGTCCATGGTCACGTTCCTGCCCACCCGCCCGGGCCGCCTCGCCGACGTTCCCTCCTTCGACCGCGCCATCGGCGGTGCCGAGTCCAACGTGGCGTGCGCGCTCGCGGCCGCCGGGCACTCGACGCGATGGGTGAGCAGGGTCGGCGCCGACGGGTTCGGCGACCACCTGGTCGAGGCGATCGGGGCCCACGGCGTCGATGTCACCGCCGTACGACGGGACCCGGCGCGGCCGACCGGCATCTACTTCCGCACGGCCGGTGACCGGGCCACCGACGCCCATGAGGTGGCGTACTACCGCGCCGGGTCGGCCGCCTCCGCGATGGCCGTGGGCAACACGGACCTGGACGCGGTGCGGGCGGGGCGGGTGCTGCACCTGTCGGGGATCACACCGATGCTGTCCGACGCCTGTCTCGGCCTCGTACGTGAACTGACCGCGCCCCGCCAGGACCGGCCGCTCGTCTCCTTCGACATCAACCACCGGCCCGCGGTGTGGCGGCAGGCCGACGGGCCCGGCCTGCTGCTGGAACTGGCGCGCGGCGCCGACCTGGTGTTCGTGGGGGAGGACGAGGCCGAGGACGTGTGGGCGCTCCGGGGCGCCGAGGCCGTCCGGGCCGCCTTCCCCGATCCCGAGGTGCTCGTCGTCAAGCAGGGCGGCCGGGGGGCGACCGTGTTCGACACGGGGAACGCCGCCACCTTCGTTCCCGCCCCGCGTGTGGACGTGGTGGCCGCCGTCGGTGCCGGGGACGCCTTCGCCGCCGGCTTCCTGTCGGCCACCCTGCGCGGGCTGCCCACCCCGGCCCGCCTGCGCCACGGCCACCTCTGGGCCGCCGCCGCCCTCACCGCCCCCGGCGACCTCGCCGCGCCTCCCGCCCGCGGCCACGCCGACCGCCTCGCGGCCCTGGACGAGGACGCGTGGGGGAGACTTCGACTCGGCCCCGGCTGGACGCAACAAGCCGTCGATCACGCCCGTGACCGGGCCGAGAAGGAGGCACGTACGCCATGA